The Canis aureus isolate CA01 chromosome 24, VMU_Caureus_v.1.0, whole genome shotgun sequence genome includes a window with the following:
- the CBR4 gene encoding 3-oxoacyl-[acyl-carrier-protein] reductase isoform X4 encodes MDRVCAVFGGSRGIGRAVAQVMAQKGYRLAVIARNLEGARAAAGELGGDHLAFSCDVAKERDVQNTFEEMEKNLGRVNFLVNAAGINRDSLLVRTKTEDMISQLHTNLLGSMLTCKAALKTMIQQQRGSIVNVGSIIGLKGNSGQSVYSASKGGLVGFSRALAKEVARKKIRVNVVAPAQNFVLSTTATPPPE; translated from the exons ATGGACCGCGTGTGTGCAGTTTTCGGAGGCTCCAGGGGCATTGGGAGGGCAGTGGCCCAGGTGATGGCCCAGAAGGGCTACCGGCTGGCCGTCATCGCCAGAAATCTGGAAGGGGCCAGGGCCGCCGCCGGAGAGCTCGGCG GAGATCATTTGGCATTTAGCTGTGATGTTGCCAAAGAACGCGATGTTCAAAATACatttgaagaaatggagaaaaatttagGTCGAGTTAATTTCTTGGTAAATGCTGCTGGAATTAACAG ggACAGCCTTTTAGTAAGAACAAAAACTGAAGATATGATATCTCAGCTTCATACTAACCTCTTGGGTTCCATGTTGACTTGTAAAGCTGCCTTGAAGACTATGATTCAGCAGCAGAGAGGGTCTATTGTTAATGTAG gaaGTATTATTGGTTTAAAAGGCAATTCTGGCCAGTCTGTGTACAGTGCAAGTAAAGGAGGACTAGTTGGATTTTCACGTGCTCTTGCTAAAGAAGtagcaagaaagaaaattagagtgAATGTAGTTGCACCAG
- the CBR4 gene encoding 3-oxoacyl-[acyl-carrier-protein] reductase isoform X3: protein MDRVCAVFGGSRGIGRAVAQVMAQKGYRLAVIARNLEGARAAAGELGGDHLAFSCDVAKERDVQNTFEEMEKNLGRVNFLVNAAGINRDSLLVRTKTEDMISQLHTNLLGSMLTCKAALKTMIQQQRGSIVNVGSIIGLKGNSGQSVYSASKGGLVGFSRALAKEVARKKIRVNVVAPGWKTFQRCTPYIISLKGT, encoded by the exons ATGGACCGCGTGTGTGCAGTTTTCGGAGGCTCCAGGGGCATTGGGAGGGCAGTGGCCCAGGTGATGGCCCAGAAGGGCTACCGGCTGGCCGTCATCGCCAGAAATCTGGAAGGGGCCAGGGCCGCCGCCGGAGAGCTCGGCG GAGATCATTTGGCATTTAGCTGTGATGTTGCCAAAGAACGCGATGTTCAAAATACatttgaagaaatggagaaaaatttagGTCGAGTTAATTTCTTGGTAAATGCTGCTGGAATTAACAG ggACAGCCTTTTAGTAAGAACAAAAACTGAAGATATGATATCTCAGCTTCATACTAACCTCTTGGGTTCCATGTTGACTTGTAAAGCTGCCTTGAAGACTATGATTCAGCAGCAGAGAGGGTCTATTGTTAATGTAG gaaGTATTATTGGTTTAAAAGGCAATTCTGGCCAGTCTGTGTACAGTGCAAGTAAAGGAGGACTAGTTGGATTTTCACGTGCTCTTGCTAAAGAAGtagcaagaaagaaaattagagtgAATGTAGTTGCACCAG